In a single window of the Thunnus thynnus chromosome 9, fThuThy2.1, whole genome shotgun sequence genome:
- the LOC137188713 gene encoding uncharacterized protein has translation MDASAVFKRVQQMRPSSFSEEERCRYRAEKMMLRQFVLLKQQDQVPDHLTVTQMKTWLLTGRNFVEEFQEMMMMNDDGRLETKHLLMAELAWTTARRFCLSQMEQEVQDELDEEKRLSQLLNRKVTMEGLQMFVTVLRPKAEEAVRKYLPSLFSKLLKYFGGSRIPSVSSGDAKPGELELHQSTAPVIQEVVNTTLKFLLEEPESADQIEAASIEVGRLLSDSAAPCLPQYGPLSAAPLLGVCTIAARFIVKSIFKEFENHSRTFHIMDYDDSLFCARENVLFAIQDMDNRVQTAACRPQPQLSTSEGSQEGLLEEKETSPEVSLEKTTPVRTSMLRLVADVIVHMEPGLHQKDGPLEDREAAPEVSLDEVTATVRTSSSSRLETNVIVYNEPELEVLQEELEAEDFGIKKKMKKKKRVRAFFHGIWRAMSCCFHCPSED, from the exons ATGGACGCCAGCGCTGTCTTTAAACGAGTCCAACAAATGAGACCATCCTCTTTCTCTGAAGAAGAGCGATGCCGCTACCGAGCAGAA AAAATGATGCTCAGGCAATTCGTGCTCCTGAAGCAGCAGGATCAAGTCCCCGATCATCTAACTGTCACACAGATGAAGACCTGGCTGCTGACAGGAAGGAACTTTGTGGAGGA gtttcaggaaatgatgatgatgaatgatgatggcAGACTCGAGACAAAACATCTCCTCATGGCTGAACTG GCCTGGACAACAGCGAGGAGATTCTGTCTCAGTCAAATGGAGCAGGAGGTCCAGGATGAGCTGGACGAGGAGAAGCGGCTTTCACAGCTGCTGAACAGGAAGGTCACAATGGAGGGCCTTCAGATGTTTGTTACAGTCCTCCGACCAAAAGCAGAGGAGGCTGTGCGAAAATATCTACCATCACTGTTCAGCAAGctgctgaaatattttggtGGATCTCGCATTCCTTCCGTCTCTTCAGGGGATGCAAAGCCAGGAGAGCTAGAGCTCCACCAGAGCACTGCACCAGTCATCCAGGAGGTGGTAAACACCACTCTTAAGTTCCTCCTGGAGGAACCAGAGTCTGCAGACCAAATTGAAGCAGCCAGCATTGAGGTTGGGAGACTGCTGAGTGACTCAGCAGCTCCCTGTCTGCCTCAGTATGGacctctctctgcagctcctctgctCGGGGTCTGCACTATAGCAGCAAGATTCATAGTCAAATCCATCTTTAAGGAGTTTGAAAATCACTCCAGGACCTTCCACATAATGGACTATGATGACAGCTTGTTCTGTGCAAGAGAGAACGTCCTCTTTGCGATCCAGGATATGGACAACAGAGTGCAGACTGCCGCATGCAGACCTCAGCCTCAGCTCAGCACGTCGGAAGGGTCACAAGAGGGACttctggaggagaaggagacTTCTCCAGAGGTCTCACTGGAGAAGACAACCCCTGTGAGGACGTCCATGTTAAGATTGGTGGCCGACGTGATCGTTCACATGGAGCCAGGGCTGCACCAAAAAGATGGACCTCTGGAGGACAGGGAGGCTGCTCCAGAGGTCTCGTTGGATGAAGTGACAGCCACTGTGAGGACATCCTCATCCTCAAGACTGGAAACCAACGTGATTGTATACAATGAGCCGGAGCTGGAAGTCCTGCAGGAGGAGTTGGAGGCTGAGGACTTTGGAAttaagaaaaagatgaagaagaagaagagagtgcGTGCCTTCTTCCATGGCATTTGGAGGGCAATGTCATGCTGCTTCCATTGTCCATCAGAAGACTAA